A window from Clupea harengus chromosome 14, Ch_v2.0.2, whole genome shotgun sequence encodes these proteins:
- the LOC105908270 gene encoding procathepsin L-like has product MRLLIIAAASLAVVSCASLSLEDLEFHAWKLKFGKSYRSPKEEAQRKLTWLSTRPRVLAHNILADQGIKTYRMGMNQFSDMDNEEYRNTVLLRSTFLSNETKTLDQRGINTSRQKGGTKLPDSVDWRKKACVTFVKDQTHHCGSCWAFSTTGALESHTCIKYGRLPSLSEQQLVDCSRSYGNMGCNGGYIDLTYQYVIKSGGVDTEDSYPYQAEDDNCRFKPSDVGASCRGYTKVKTPGNESALQEAVANEGPVSVAIDAERDFRFYESGVYDEPSCSRTRLNHAMLVVGYGTEDGQDYWLVKNSWSASWGEEGYIKMSRNQDNQCGIASYAFYPEV; this is encoded by the exons ATGAGGTTGCTGATCATTGCAGCTGCCTCTCTGGCAGTGGTGAGCTGtgccagcctctctctggagGACCTGGAGTTCCACGCATGGAAACTCAAGTTTG GTAAGTCCTACCGTTCCCCTAAGGAGGAGGCCCAGCGCAAACTCACCTGGCTCTCCACCCGTCCCAGGGTCCTGGCCCACAACATCCTGGCTGATCAGGGCATCAAGACCTACCGCATGGGCATGAACCAGTTCTCTGACATG GACAATGAGGAGTACCGTAACACTGTCCTCCTCAGAAGCACATTCCTTTCCAACGAGACCAAAACTTTGGACCAGCGAGGTATAAACACCTCCAGACAGAAAGGGGGCACTAAACTTCCTGACTCGGTGGACTGGAGGAAAAAGGCCTGTGTGACTTTTGTCAAAGACCAGACCCACCACTGTGGATCCTGCTGGGCATTCAGTACA ACAGGTGCACTGGAGTCTCACACCTGTATCAAATATGGACGTCTCCCCTCTCTGAGTGAACAGCAGCTGGTTGACTGCTCTAGGTCCTATGGAAACATGGGCTGCAATGGAGGCTACATAGACCTGACCTATCAGTACGTCATcaagagtggaggagtggacaCTGAGGACTCATATCCTTATCAGGCAGAG GATGACAATTGTCGCTTCAAACCCTCTGATGTTGGTGCCTCCTGTAGAGGATACACCAAGGTGAAAACTCCAGGAAATGAATCTGCCCTTCAAGAGGCTGTGGCCAATGAGGGACCCGTGTCTGTGGCCATTGATGCTGAGCGGGACTTCCGGTTCTATGAGTCTG GTGTCTATGATGAGCCGTCCTGCAGCAGAACTAGACTGAATCATGCAATGTTGGTGGTGGGCTACGGAACTGAAGATGGCCAAGACTACTGGCTGGTGAAAAACAG CTGGAGTGCTTCTTGGGGAGAGGAAGGCTACATCAAGATGTCCCGGAATCAGGACAACCAGTGTGGCATTGCTTCCTATGCCTTCTACCCTGAGGTCTGA
- the LOC105908276 gene encoding procathepsin L-like: protein MRLLIIAAASLAVVSCASLSLEDLEFHAWKLKFEKSYSSLEEEAHRKNIWLSTRRRVLIHNIQADQGIKTYRMGMNQFSDMNSEEYSQTVLLRNMIPSNETKAMPHRGTVTSTPKGGAAKLSASVNWRDNDCVTPVKNQGGCGSCWAFSTTGALESHTCIKYGRLPSLSEQQLVDCTRSYENQGCNGGWMDPTFQYVIDNGGIETEDYYPYEAEDGSCRFNPSDVGATCSGYSDVTPSGDESALQWIVANVGPVSVAVDAENFQNYESGVFYDPYCSSSNVNHAVLVVGYGTEGGQDYWLVKNSWAVYWGEEGYIKMSRNRGNQCGIASFASYPIV, encoded by the exons ATGAGGTTGTTGATCATTGCAGCTGCCTCTCTGGCAGTGGTGAGCTGtgccagcctctctctggagGACCTGGAGTTCCACGCATGGAAACTCAAGTTTG AGAAATCATATAGCTCACTTGAGGAGGAGGCCCATCGTAAAAACATCTGGCTCTCCACCCGCCGCAGGGTCCTGATCCACAACATCCAGGCTGATCAGGGCATCAAGACCTACCGCATGGGCATGAACCAGTTCTCTGACATG AACAGTGAGGAATACAGTCAGACTGTCCTCCTCAGAAACATGATCCCCTCCAATGAGACCAAAGCCATGCCCCACCGAGGCACAGTAACTTCCACACCTAAAGGGGGCGCTGCTAAGCTGTCAGCCTCTGTGAACTGGAGGGATAATGACTGTGTTACACCTGTCAAAAACCAGGGAGGGTGTGGATCCTGCTGGGCTTTCAGCACG ACAGGTGCACTGGAGTCCCACACCTGTATCAAATATGGACGTCTCCCCTCTCTGAGTGAACAGCAGCTGGTGGACTGCACTAGGTCCTATGAAAACCAAGGCTGCAATGGAGGTTGGATGGATCCAACATTTCAGTATGTCATTGATAACggggggatagagacagaggacTATTACCCCTACGAGGCAGAG GATGGATCCTGCCGCTTCAATCCCTCTGATGTTGGTGCCACCTGCAGTGGATATTCTGATGTGACGCCCAGTGGCGATGAATCTGCACTACAGTGGATCGTGGCCAATGTGGGACCCGTGTCTGTGGCCGTTGATGCTGAAAACTTCCAGAACTATGAATCTG GTGTCTTCTACGACCCTTACTGCAGTAGCAGTAATGTCAACCATGCTGTGTTGGTGGTGGGCTATGGAACTGAAGGTGGTCAAGACTACTGGTTGGTGAAGAACAG CTGGGCCGTTTACTGGGGAGAGGAAGGCTACATCAAGATGTCCAGGAATCGGGGCAACCAATGTGGCATTGCATCTTTTGCCTCTTATCCTATAGTCTGA